Proteins from a single region of Mumia flava:
- the nuoK gene encoding NADH-quinone oxidoreductase subunit NuoK — protein sequence MPLLLPLTISCGLFGLGLYAVLARRHAVMVLLGIELMLNAVNLNLVAFDTWWADQVHTGQSLTLFVVALAAAEIGVGLAIVLALFRAAGQVDVDEQPTEPADVVEDGGLR from the coding sequence ATGCCGCTGCTGCTGCCGCTGACCATCTCCTGCGGTCTGTTCGGTCTCGGCCTGTACGCCGTGCTGGCGCGCCGGCACGCGGTGATGGTGCTGCTCGGGATCGAGCTGATGCTGAACGCCGTCAACCTCAACCTGGTCGCGTTCGACACCTGGTGGGCCGACCAGGTGCACACCGGCCAGTCGCTGACGTTGTTCGTGGTCGCGCTCGCCGCCGCCGAGATCGGGGTCGGCCTCGCGATCGTGCTCGCGCTGTTCCGCGCGGCCGGTCAGGTCGACGTGGACGAGCAGCCGACCGAGCCGGCCGACGTGGTCGAGGACGGTGGGCTGCGATGA